The following are from one region of the Patescibacteria group bacterium genome:
- a CDS encoding UvrD-helicase domain-containing protein produces MAIDLQKLNKEQKEAVTFNGGPLLIVAGAGTGKTTVITQRLGYLIETGKAKPEEILAVTFTDKAAEEMEDRVDKLLPYGYVDLWVSTFHAFCERILRDHALDIGLPA; encoded by the coding sequence ATGGCGATAGATCTGCAAAAATTGAACAAAGAGCAGAAAGAGGCCGTAACTTTTAATGGAGGACCGCTGTTGATCGTGGCCGGCGCCGGTACGGGCAAAACAACGGTGATCACCCAGAGGCTAGGGTATTTGATCGAAACCGGTAAAGCCAAGCCCGAAGAGATTCTGGCCGTCACTTTTACAGATAAAGCCGCCGAAGAAATGGAAGATAGGGTAGATAAGCTCCTGCCTTACGGCTATGTTGATTTATGGGTTTCGACTTTCCACGCTTTTTGCGAAAGGATTCTCAGGGACCATGCTTTAGATATCGGGCTGCCCGCCG